A genomic stretch from Terriglobia bacterium includes:
- a CDS encoding argininosuccinate synthase: MREKVVLAYSGGLDTSIIIPWLKENYNCDVIAMIADVGQGEDIDAVVEKAHKTGAAKVIVKDLRDEFLRDYVFPALRAGAEYEHKYLLGTSLARPVIAKHQVEVALKENATTLAHGCTGKGNDQVRFEHAFQALAPDLKVIAPWREWTLKSREDCLDYAEARGISVTASREKIHSRDRNIWHLSHEGGELEDPANAPFESTWQLTRSPQEAPDREETVTIGFEAGTPISVNGLRLEPLPLVELLNEIGGRNAIGRIDLVENRFVGIKSRGCYETPGGTLLLTAHRELEALCLEREVMHFKQLMALKYAEIVYYGLWFTPLREALEAFVEETQKEVSGTVTLKLYKGNVTIGGRESEYSLYRTDLSSFTMSESYDQKDAEGFIRILGLPARSRARLRQKQTPQDARVSRVGAEEIAK; the protein is encoded by the coding sequence ATGCGTGAAAAGGTAGTACTGGCATATTCCGGGGGGCTCGATACCTCCATCATCATTCCGTGGCTTAAGGAAAACTATAACTGTGACGTGATCGCCATGATTGCCGACGTGGGCCAGGGCGAGGACATTGACGCCGTGGTGGAAAAGGCCCATAAGACCGGCGCGGCAAAGGTGATCGTAAAAGACCTGCGCGATGAGTTTCTGCGTGACTACGTTTTTCCGGCCCTGCGCGCAGGCGCGGAGTATGAGCACAAATATCTTCTGGGAACGTCACTGGCAAGACCGGTGATCGCCAAGCACCAGGTAGAAGTTGCCCTGAAAGAAAACGCCACTACGCTGGCGCATGGCTGCACCGGCAAGGGAAATGATCAAGTCCGGTTTGAACACGCTTTCCAGGCTCTGGCGCCAGATTTGAAAGTAATTGCGCCATGGCGGGAATGGACGCTGAAGTCGCGCGAAGACTGCCTGGACTATGCAGAAGCGCGCGGAATCTCCGTAACAGCGAGCCGTGAGAAGATCCACAGCCGCGATCGCAACATATGGCACCTTAGCCATGAAGGCGGCGAACTGGAGGATCCTGCCAACGCGCCCTTTGAATCCACATGGCAGCTCACGCGCTCACCACAGGAAGCTCCCGACCGCGAAGAGACAGTCACTATCGGCTTTGAAGCGGGAACCCCCATCAGCGTGAATGGCCTAAGGCTTGAACCATTGCCGCTGGTGGAACTGCTGAATGAAATTGGCGGACGCAACGCCATTGGCCGCATTGATCTGGTGGAAAACCGCTTTGTCGGCATCAAGTCACGCGGATGCTATGAGACTCCCGGCGGAACGCTGTTGCTAACCGCGCATCGCGAACTGGAAGCGCTTTGCCTGGAGCGCGAAGTCATGCACTTCAAGCAGCTCATGGCGCTCAAATATGCTGAGATCGTCTATTACGGGCTGTGGTTCACGCCATTGCGTGAAGCCCTTGAGGCTTTCGTCGAGGAGACGCAGAAAGAAGTCAGCGGCACGGTAACGCTGAAGCTCTATAAAGGCAATGTCACGATTGGCGGACGCGAATCGGAGTATTCGCTCTACCGCACCGATCTCTCGTCATTCACCATGAGCGAGAGCTACGATCAGAAGGATGCGGAAGGCTTCATCCGTATCCTGGGCCTGCCTGCACGGTCGCGAGCACGGCTCAGGCAGAAACAGACTCCCCAGGACGCGCGGGTTTCGCGCGTTGGGGCGGAGGAGATCGCGAAGTGA
- the argF gene encoding ornithine carbamoyltransferase, with protein MPARMYDLTAMKAPVEQPVLCRDLVSCQDFSPEETKSMFELTHIIKHRPADFRGALAGKQLVLFFEKASLRTRLTFEAGMASLGGTSLFMDQTRSLLGEREPVCDIARNVERWVDAVVLRTFEHKTIVDMARHTCIPVINALSDYEHPCQAFADFFTLEEKFGDLSKVHLAYVGDGNNVAHSLMLAAAALGTSISVATPKGYEPLPEVTAAAKKIGRGTGAIIDITNDAVKAVTGANAIYTDVWASMGHEKEAAARARIFASYQVNEELFSHAAPHAVFMHCLPAHRGQEVTAGVIDSPRSIVFDQAENRMHIQKAILLLLLGSGMRTSPTRSNHA; from the coding sequence ATGCCAGCCAGGATGTACGACCTTACAGCCATGAAAGCGCCAGTGGAGCAGCCCGTGCTCTGCCGCGATCTGGTGTCTTGCCAGGACTTTTCTCCAGAAGAGACGAAGTCAATGTTTGAGCTGACGCACATCATCAAGCATCGCCCTGCCGATTTCCGTGGCGCGCTGGCGGGCAAGCAACTGGTGTTGTTCTTTGAAAAAGCTTCCTTGCGTACACGCCTGACGTTTGAAGCCGGCATGGCCAGCCTGGGCGGCACGTCCCTCTTCATGGACCAGACACGCTCACTTCTGGGCGAACGCGAGCCCGTCTGTGACATCGCGCGCAACGTTGAGCGCTGGGTGGACGCCGTTGTGCTTCGCACGTTTGAGCATAAGACCATCGTTGATATGGCGCGGCACACATGCATTCCCGTGATCAATGCTCTAAGCGACTATGAACATCCTTGCCAGGCCTTTGCCGACTTCTTCACTTTAGAAGAAAAGTTTGGGGACTTGAGCAAAGTGCATCTGGCGTATGTTGGCGATGGCAACAACGTGGCGCATTCGCTCATGCTGGCCGCTGCAGCGCTGGGTACGAGCATTTCCGTGGCGACGCCAAAAGGCTATGAGCCACTACCTGAAGTCACTGCCGCCGCCAAGAAGATTGGCCGAGGCACCGGCGCCATTATCGACATTACGAATGATGCCGTGAAAGCGGTCACGGGCGCCAACGCCATTTACACCGATGTCTGGGCCAGCATGGGCCATGAAAAAGAAGCAGCCGCGCGCGCCAGGATCTTCGCGTCGTATCAGGTGAATGAAGAGCTGTTCTCGCATGCCGCGCCACACGCGGTGTTTATGCACTGCCTGCCGGCGCATCGCGGCCAAGAAGTTACGGCGGGCGTGATTGATTCACCACGGTCCATTGTTTTTGACCAGGCGGAGAACCGCATGCACATACAGAAAGCGATCTTACTATTACTACTGGGCAGCGGTATGCGCACCTCACCCACAAGGAGCAATCATGCGTGA
- a CDS encoding aspartate aminotransferase family protein: MNLEQVTKLESKLLVSTYDRYPVLLHKGQGVYLYDNKGRKYLDLLSGIGVNALGYAHPALTKTIAKQAKLLVHTSNLFYHEYQGRLAAALTKISGMDRAFFTNSGTEAWEGALKLARAYAKANCAEGKEPKWRILALEHAFHGRTFGALATTHKEKYRAPFAPVVPGVEFVRFNDVADLESKFDSTVCAIGFEFVQGEGGIRPVSQQFADAAHKLARKYNALLIADEIQSGMGRTGRWFAYQNYGIQPDLVTVAKPIAGGLPLGALLATEKVSACIHPGMHGTTFGGGPLACAVALQLITILEKEKMLKHIRKVGDYFIEQLQKLQKKHSAVIEVRGQGVMIGMELESADAAKQVFQQMLKLGTIVNRTDETVIRFLPPFIIKKQHIDTAVQQLDQVLAKSAKTAATAGRNK, translated from the coding sequence GTGAACCTGGAGCAGGTAACCAAACTGGAATCTAAACTGCTGGTCTCAACCTACGATCGCTATCCCGTCCTCCTGCATAAAGGTCAGGGAGTGTACCTCTACGACAACAAGGGCCGCAAATACCTTGACCTGCTCAGCGGTATTGGCGTGAATGCGCTGGGCTATGCACATCCGGCGCTCACCAAGACGATTGCAAAGCAGGCGAAGCTGCTGGTCCACACTTCCAACCTCTTTTATCACGAGTATCAGGGCCGGTTGGCCGCTGCGCTGACCAAGATTTCCGGCATGGACCGCGCGTTCTTTACCAACAGCGGGACGGAGGCCTGGGAAGGCGCATTGAAGCTGGCGCGCGCTTATGCGAAAGCAAACTGTGCCGAAGGCAAAGAACCAAAGTGGCGGATTCTGGCCCTGGAACATGCTTTCCACGGACGGACGTTCGGCGCGCTGGCGACAACGCACAAGGAAAAATATCGCGCGCCGTTTGCGCCAGTCGTGCCCGGAGTGGAATTTGTCCGCTTCAATGACGTTGCTGATCTGGAAAGTAAATTTGATTCCACCGTCTGCGCCATTGGATTTGAATTTGTGCAAGGCGAAGGCGGCATTCGTCCGGTGAGCCAGCAATTTGCTGACGCCGCACACAAACTTGCCCGCAAATACAACGCGCTGCTGATCGCCGATGAAATCCAGAGCGGCATGGGACGCACCGGCCGCTGGTTCGCGTATCAAAATTACGGTATCCAGCCTGACTTGGTCACTGTGGCCAAGCCGATCGCCGGCGGTCTACCGCTGGGAGCGCTGCTGGCGACGGAAAAAGTTTCTGCATGCATACACCCCGGCATGCACGGCACAACTTTCGGCGGTGGTCCGCTGGCCTGCGCCGTCGCACTGCAACTGATCACCATCCTGGAAAAAGAAAAGATGCTCAAGCACATCCGAAAGGTCGGTGATTACTTCATTGAGCAACTGCAAAAGCTGCAGAAGAAACACAGTGCGGTTATTGAGGTCCGCGGCCAGGGAGTGATGATCGGCATGGAGCTTGAATCTGCGGACGCAGCCAAACAGGTTTTTCAACAAATGCTGAAGCTCGGCACAATTGTGAATCGCACGGATGAAACCGTCATACGATTCCTGCCGCCGTTCATCATCAAGAAACAACACATTGACACAGCCGTACAGCAGCTTGATCAGGTATTGGCAAAAAGCGCAAAGACAGCGGCCACCGCCGGGAGGAACAAATAA
- the argB gene encoding acetylglutamate kinase, with protein sequence MKIVVKLGGATLEDAALLHRAVLSVKQLAAEHQVAVVHGGGAALTRMLAQMGKQSEFIDGLRVTDAETRDFAVMVLAGHMNKKLVAALGSVGQAAMGLCGGDGHAFRARKKMTNGHDLGFVGEISSVDPRWIETIWQQGCIPVISSVALGSDGQYYNINADQMASACAVACHANALIFLTDVQGVKDADGLVIRWLDLGTAAALTQSAVIAGGMLPKLQACKDALLHGVNRVRILPAAEVEALPEFYFAKIDSGTEVLVA encoded by the coding sequence ATGAAGATTGTAGTCAAGCTCGGCGGCGCCACTCTGGAAGACGCCGCGCTGCTGCATCGCGCCGTGCTGTCGGTGAAACAACTGGCCGCGGAACATCAAGTCGCCGTGGTCCACGGCGGCGGCGCTGCTCTTACACGCATGCTGGCCCAGATGGGCAAGCAGAGCGAATTCATTGACGGGCTTCGAGTGACCGACGCCGAAACCCGCGACTTTGCCGTGATGGTCCTGGCCGGGCACATGAATAAAAAACTTGTCGCCGCGTTGGGCAGCGTGGGGCAAGCGGCTATGGGCCTGTGCGGTGGCGACGGCCACGCATTCCGCGCGCGCAAAAAGATGACCAACGGCCACGATCTGGGGTTCGTCGGCGAGATCTCCTCGGTCGATCCGCGCTGGATTGAGACCATCTGGCAGCAGGGCTGCATTCCCGTGATCTCAAGCGTTGCCCTGGGTAGTGACGGCCAGTATTACAACATCAATGCGGACCAGATGGCTTCTGCCTGCGCCGTGGCTTGCCACGCCAACGCATTGATCTTTCTCACCGATGTTCAGGGCGTAAAAGATGCTGATGGGCTGGTGATTCGCTGGCTCGACCTCGGTACCGCCGCTGCATTGACCCAGAGCGCAGTCATCGCAGGCGGCATGTTGCCAAAGCTTCAGGCTTGCAAAGACGCACTGCTGCATGGCGTGAATCGCGTGCGCATATTGCCCGCGGCGGAAGTGGAAGCGCTGCCGGAATTTTATTTTGCCAAGATTGACTCAGGGACGGAGGTGCTGGTCGCGTGA
- the argC gene encoding N-acetyl-gamma-glutamyl-phosphate reductase, whose protein sequence is MPQTIQPAVVGATGYAGFELARLLARHPYAKKPVLFTRNVEASTTAKLDELYPHVSGNGGYPLEPFRWETLKAKSVNILFLATPHEVSREWVPEAVAQGVHVIDLSGAWRLETPEYRAIYDFNDENPALADKVMAQAVYGIPELHRAELKEAALVANAGCYATSIILALAPLVRAGLVDLNHGIVCDSKSGVSGAGKQPTQKTHFVEVAENLSAYSVFNHRHTGEILEQLGILPEQLIFTPHLLPIPRGILSTIYVRLNSVMAADAVEACMRKFYDDSTFVRIFPAGKLPQIQYSLHTNYCDVGFTLAPDGKRLVIVSCLDNLVKGAAGQAVQNMNVMFGWNEEEGLK, encoded by the coding sequence ATGCCGCAAACAATCCAGCCCGCGGTTGTTGGCGCAACCGGCTATGCCGGTTTTGAATTGGCGCGTCTTCTCGCCCGCCATCCTTACGCAAAAAAGCCCGTTCTCTTTACCCGCAACGTTGAGGCCAGCACAACGGCAAAGCTCGATGAGCTTTATCCCCACGTCAGCGGCAATGGCGGATATCCGCTTGAGCCGTTTCGCTGGGAAACCCTCAAGGCGAAAAGCGTGAACATTCTTTTTCTGGCCACGCCGCATGAAGTTTCACGCGAGTGGGTTCCTGAGGCGGTGGCCCAGGGCGTTCACGTGATCGATCTGAGCGGCGCGTGGCGGCTGGAGACGCCTGAATACCGCGCGATCTACGATTTCAACGATGAGAATCCTGCGCTGGCTGATAAAGTCATGGCGCAGGCAGTGTACGGAATCCCGGAGCTGCATCGCGCCGAGTTGAAGGAAGCCGCGCTGGTCGCCAATGCCGGCTGTTATGCCACATCCATCATCCTGGCGCTGGCGCCGCTGGTCCGCGCAGGATTGGTTGACCTGAACCACGGGATCGTTTGCGACTCCAAATCCGGAGTTTCCGGCGCGGGCAAACAGCCCACGCAGAAAACACATTTTGTTGAAGTGGCGGAGAACCTTTCCGCCTACTCGGTATTCAATCATCGGCACACCGGAGAAATTCTGGAGCAGCTTGGAATACTGCCGGAACAGCTCATCTTCACGCCGCACCTGCTGCCCATCCCGCGCGGAATTCTGTCTACGATTTACGTGCGCCTGAATTCGGTGATGGCCGCCGACGCCGTTGAAGCCTGCATGCGCAAGTTTTATGACGATTCCACTTTTGTGCGCATCTTCCCTGCCGGCAAGCTGCCGCAGATTCAATATTCACTGCACACCAATTACTGCGACGTTGGTTTCACGCTTGCCCCGGACGGCAAGCGGCTGGTTATCGTCTCCTGTCTCGACAATTTGGTAAAAGGCGCGGCGGGACAAGCGGTACAAAACATGAACGTAATGTTTGGCTGGAATGAAGAGGAGGGCCTGAAATGA
- the argR gene encoding arginine repressor, whose product MTKLARQQLIVELVHEGPLPNQQELVKVLARRGFPVTQATLSRDINELRLVRTPEGYTLPSGDAGPDPTPAVSRVVREFVVEVRRAQNLLVIKTVSGAAQPVALGVDSEGWDEVVGTVAGDDTVLIITPDNKSAKKLQTRLEDMRA is encoded by the coding sequence ATGACGAAACTGGCCAGACAGCAATTGATTGTCGAGCTCGTGCATGAAGGCCCCTTGCCGAATCAGCAGGAGCTGGTGAAGGTGCTTGCGCGCAGGGGCTTCCCCGTGACGCAGGCCACGCTTTCGCGCGACATCAATGAGCTGCGGCTGGTGCGGACGCCTGAAGGCTACACGCTCCCGAGTGGCGATGCCGGCCCTGATCCCACGCCCGCGGTTTCCCGCGTGGTGCGGGAATTTGTGGTGGAAGTGCGGCGCGCGCAAAACCTGCTGGTCATCAAGACCGTCTCCGGCGCTGCCCAGCCGGTCGCACTCGGTGTGGATTCTGAAGGCTGGGACGAAGTTGTGGGCACCGTCGCCGGCGACGACACGGTGCTCATCATCACGCCCGACAATAAAAGTGCCAAAAAGTTACAGACGCGCCTTGAGGACATGCGCGCCTGA
- a CDS encoding TlpA family protein disulfide reductase has product MLAQEVAAKYAGKVTFVSENFGDSKLADRFGVKGYPAIFLDDVLIAAPRDFGYFGEKEGTGRYAPWRNADNQAKFKHDLTRMIDLILAGKKDVVSRERAGTSTSMAAIASLPKFTLTDLGGKPLTAEDAAGRVVLVEFWATWCPPCRSTLEWLGDLKKKYGDDVAILAFAVESPEDKVRETVNALSPDLHWAITDAATAQAFGDITAVPTMFLFDRSGKTASVMYGAPPDLHQQAEKILDGLIKQP; this is encoded by the coding sequence TTGCTGGCCCAGGAAGTTGCGGCAAAGTACGCCGGAAAAGTCACGTTCGTCAGCGAAAACTTTGGCGATTCCAAACTGGCCGACCGCTTCGGCGTAAAAGGCTATCCCGCAATATTTTTGGATGATGTCCTGATCGCCGCGCCGCGCGACTTCGGCTACTTCGGCGAAAAAGAAGGTACAGGTCGTTACGCACCGTGGCGCAACGCGGACAACCAGGCAAAATTCAAGCATGACCTGACCCGGATGATTGATCTGATTCTCGCGGGTAAAAAAGACGTCGTTAGCCGCGAGCGTGCGGGAACCAGCACAAGCATGGCCGCTATCGCTTCGCTGCCCAAATTCACGCTGACTGATCTTGGTGGCAAGCCGCTCACCGCTGAAGATGCCGCCGGACGCGTTGTGCTCGTGGAATTCTGGGCCACGTGGTGCCCGCCCTGCCGCTCAACGCTGGAATGGCTGGGTGACCTGAAAAAGAAATACGGCGATGACGTGGCCATTCTGGCGTTCGCGGTTGAATCGCCGGAAGACAAAGTCCGGGAAACCGTGAATGCGCTCAGTCCCGACCTGCATTGGGCCATCACCGACGCCGCCACAGCCCAGGCCTTTGGCGATATCACCGCTGTCCCAACCATGTTCTTGTTTGATAGATCCGGCAAGACCGCCAGCGTGATGTACGGCGCGCCGCCCGACCTGCACCAGCAAGCGGAGAAGATCCTGGACGGACTGATCAAACAACCTTAA
- a CDS encoding anti-sigma factor, which produces MNAHPQFAEALALYAMGALDNPQDLAAVQAHLGTCGDCRRELEALRADTALLALSATGPQPPARSRDRLLKAVAAEPRVERRNQQRYALGHLRRRWVTIAPVMMMLILAVFSILLWRDLRNTRQALRHTHAQLEQIQSDLARTNTELAEAKMVRDLLHAPDAWPLTLVSKKTPPQPQIKTVYSKQQGALLLMANNLTPLPENKIYQVWLLPADGGAPMSAGWFKADSKGNGMMFHKMSTGVIAKGFAVTIENAGGSQTPTMPIVMEPAG; this is translated from the coding sequence ATGAACGCGCATCCACAATTCGCTGAAGCGCTGGCGCTTTACGCCATGGGCGCGCTCGATAACCCGCAGGATCTGGCCGCCGTGCAAGCCCATCTGGGGACGTGTGGCGATTGCCGTCGCGAACTGGAAGCTTTGCGCGCGGATACGGCGCTTCTTGCCCTCTCAGCCACCGGGCCGCAGCCTCCCGCGCGTTCACGCGATCGGCTACTGAAAGCTGTGGCGGCGGAGCCGCGTGTGGAAAGAAGAAACCAGCAGCGCTATGCTCTTGGCCATTTGCGCCGCCGCTGGGTCACCATTGCCCCGGTCATGATGATGCTGATCCTGGCGGTCTTCAGTATTTTGTTGTGGCGCGACCTTCGCAATACCCGCCAAGCTCTCAGGCACACGCATGCGCAGTTGGAACAGATCCAGTCGGATTTGGCGCGGACGAATACAGAACTTGCTGAAGCCAAGATGGTCCGTGATCTGCTCCACGCCCCAGACGCATGGCCCCTGACTCTGGTCAGCAAAAAGACGCCGCCTCAGCCGCAGATCAAGACTGTATATTCCAAGCAGCAGGGCGCATTGCTGCTGATGGCCAACAATCTGACTCCGCTGCCGGAAAACAAAATCTACCAGGTCTGGTTGCTCCCCGCCGATGGCGGAGCGCCAATGTCTGCCGGATGGTTCAAAGCCGACAGCAAGGGCAATGGCATGATGTTCCACAAAATGTCGACTGGGGTAATTGCAAAAGGCTTTGCCGTGACCATTGAGAACGCAGGCGGCAGCCAGACTCCCACCATGCCCATTGTGATGGAGCCCGCAGGCTAA
- a CDS encoding sigma-70 family RNA polymerase sigma factor, producing MRVSGTQAPNHKDDAALIARIRVGDQSAMADLYDRYSGVVYGVALRVLTSTASAEDVVQEVFLQLWRNPQAFDADRGRLAPWLAVIARNRAIDLLRKRPPEDDIDEMPISTGVDLEDAASQKLVVDKIRGVLGGLPQDQRKALEMAFFEGMTHSEIAGKTGDPLGTVKTRIRTGLLALRKVLA from the coding sequence ATGCGCGTGAGCGGCACGCAGGCGCCAAACCATAAGGACGACGCGGCCTTGATCGCCCGCATTCGCGTGGGGGACCAGAGCGCCATGGCCGATCTTTATGACCGCTACTCCGGAGTGGTGTATGGGGTCGCGCTTCGCGTACTCACCAGTACCGCCTCCGCTGAGGACGTGGTGCAGGAAGTGTTTCTCCAGTTGTGGCGCAACCCGCAGGCCTTTGACGCTGATCGTGGACGCCTTGCGCCGTGGCTTGCGGTAATCGCCCGCAACCGCGCTATCGACCTTTTGCGTAAACGCCCCCCGGAAGATGACATTGACGAAATGCCAATCTCCACCGGAGTCGATCTGGAGGATGCGGCTTCCCAGAAACTTGTGGTCGATAAAATCCGTGGCGTTCTGGGCGGCCTGCCGCAAGACCAGCGCAAAGCGTTGGAAATGGCATTTTTTGAGGGCATGACTCATTCGGAAATTGCCGGAAAAACCGGCGATCCACTGGGAACGGTCAAGACGCGCATCCGCACCGGCCTGCTGGCTTTGAGAAAAGTATTGGCATGA
- a CDS encoding MBL fold metallo-hydrolase, with translation MRTRTTVLLLALFSFCSIAAFADSADFTVKKVGDGIYAAIGTDGGKAGSNAGFIIGNNGVVVVDTFEDVAPARDLLAEIRKITNLPIRFVVNTHYHLDHTGGNAVFAQAGATILAQRNLRGWLRTENLKFFGPNPKPEQKAMVEALVLPDETYSDAVDIYLGTRQVQVRYMLGHTGGDSVVTVPDADVVFAGDLVWQKHLPNLIDATTSDWVKTLEKLLADHPAGTFVSGHGDVATVADVRDFHDYLVALRDEVAKAQAAGKTDQALVDAVLPQLQEKYGKDCPAASPDKKPSVPTATCWGFFGPFSKRNIMQTAAELAGTKKVPQPAADNSAPAK, from the coding sequence ATGCGTACCAGAACAACTGTTCTTTTATTGGCTCTTTTTTCCTTTTGCTCGATCGCTGCTTTCGCTGACTCCGCCGATTTTACCGTGAAGAAAGTGGGAGACGGTATTTATGCCGCTATTGGCACGGACGGCGGAAAAGCCGGCAGCAATGCCGGATTTATTATCGGCAACAATGGCGTGGTGGTGGTGGATACGTTTGAAGACGTTGCCCCGGCGCGCGATCTGCTGGCAGAAATCCGCAAGATCACGAACCTGCCGATTCGCTTTGTGGTGAACACGCATTACCATCTGGACCACACCGGCGGAAATGCCGTATTTGCCCAAGCCGGAGCGACGATCCTTGCGCAGCGCAACTTGCGTGGCTGGCTGCGGACGGAGAATCTGAAGTTTTTCGGCCCCAATCCAAAGCCGGAGCAAAAAGCCATGGTGGAAGCGCTGGTGCTGCCGGATGAAACTTACAGTGACGCCGTGGATATTTATCTGGGCACACGGCAAGTTCAAGTCCGCTACATGCTGGGCCACACCGGCGGCGACTCCGTGGTGACAGTGCCGGACGCCGACGTGGTTTTTGCCGGCGATCTGGTCTGGCAGAAGCATTTGCCGAACCTGATTGACGCCACCACTAGCGATTGGGTGAAAACGCTGGAGAAGTTGCTGGCCGACCATCCTGCGGGAACGTTTGTCTCCGGGCATGGCGATGTTGCCACCGTGGCCGATGTTCGCGATTTCCACGACTATCTAGTCGCGTTGCGTGACGAAGTGGCGAAGGCACAGGCTGCGGGGAAGACCGACCAGGCGCTCGTCGATGCGGTACTGCCGCAGCTGCAGGAAAAGTATGGGAAAGATTGCCCCGCCGCATCGCCAGATAAGAAGCCATCAGTTCCTACAGCAACATGCTGGGGATTCTTTGGGCCGTTCTCCAAACGCAACATTATGCAGACTGCGGCAGAACTTGCAGGGACGAAAAAAGTGCCGCAACCGGCGGCAGATAACTCGGCGCCAGCAAAATAA